One Anser cygnoides isolate HZ-2024a breed goose chromosome 4, Taihu_goose_T2T_genome, whole genome shotgun sequence genomic region harbors:
- the LOC125184558 gene encoding uncharacterized protein produces the protein MCKVLIFSCLSVVMLMTTAYGAPLSEKNDTLTTLIKDLEKLGTSMKKINLELYTPNEKQECSWQTLQCYLKEIVTLENEIEDEDEIEDENVFSVRNIEKNLQKLTDLIPPGTGCKICEANDKKEFPEFHRELTNFLRSMLK, from the exons ATGTGCAAAGTACTGATCTTCAGCTGCCTTTCGGTAGTAATGCTTATGACTACAGCTTATGGAGCACCTCTATCAGAGAAAAATGACACTCTTACAACTTTAATAAAAGATTTAGAAAAGCTGGGAACAAGCATGAAG AAGATTAATCTTGAGCTCTACACACCAAATGAGAAACAG GAGTGCAGCTGGCAAACTCTACAATGTTACTTGAAAGAAATAGTCACCTTGGAGAATGAAATTGAAGATGAGGATGAAATTGAAGATGAGAACGTATTTAGTGTTAGGAATATTGAAAAGAATCTCCAAAAACTTACG GACCTAATTCCCCCAGGAACGGGATGCAAGATCTGTGAAGCTAATGACAAGAAGGAGTTTCCTGAATTTCACCGAGAGCTGACCAACTTTCTGAGATCTATGCTAAAATAA